A stretch of the Phycisphaerae bacterium genome encodes the following:
- a CDS encoding lysophospholipid acyltransferase family protein: MIKRDINYIWYSLWRAACRVFCKIYFEPKAYNISYIPEKGGFLLLSNHQSFLDPMINANPLRRQCCFAARSTLFTKPVFGTLVRSFNAIPIKRGQADLTAMRMFVEKLKDGYGLVLYPEGTRTRDGKIAEIKPGFGLLARKANVPIVPSVIDGAYECWPKHKKIFSSGKVYVTYGPPIPARKVAELGDREFAKYITKILRDMQTELRLKVGRKPFNY; this comes from the coding sequence ATGATTAAAAGAGATATTAATTATATCTGGTACAGCTTATGGCGGGCCGCCTGTCGGGTATTTTGTAAGATATATTTTGAGCCGAAGGCTTATAACATCTCGTACATACCGGAAAAAGGCGGATTCCTGTTATTGTCCAATCATCAAAGTTTTCTTGACCCGATGATTAACGCAAATCCTTTAAGGCGTCAGTGCTGCTTTGCCGCCAGAAGTACTCTTTTTACAAAACCCGTCTTCGGCACACTTGTTCGCTCGTTTAATGCCATACCGATAAAAAGGGGTCAGGCCGACCTTACTGCGATGAGGATGTTTGTGGAAAAACTCAAAGATGGCTACGGCCTTGTTCTGTATCCCGAAGGCACACGAACGCGGGACGGCAAAATCGCCGAGATAAAACCCGGCTTCGGACTGCTTGCGCGAAAAGCCAATGTCCCAATCGTACCTTCTGTCATCGATGGCGCGTATGAGTGTTGGCCGAAGCATAAAAAAATATTCTCATCTGGAAAAGTATACGTAACTTACGGCCCGCCGATTCCGGCCCGGAAAGTCGCCGAACTGGGCGACAGGGAATTCGCAAAATACATCACTAAAATCCTCAGGGATATGCAGACGGAACTCAGGCTCAAAGTCGGCAGAAAACCTTTTAAC
- the cmk gene encoding (d)CMP kinase: MAELIITIDGPAGSGKSSTAKLLAARIGAAFLDTGAIYRTATLAAMQNRCDLGNIARLEEIIDSTDFKFEIKDGKMAAKINNSDVTEKIRDPQVTANVHFIASVQSLRSRLVKKQRAFAAEHEKIVAEGRDQGTVVFPDADFKFFLTADAGQRAKRRAKELTENGYKVDLNSLQEEIEKRDRQDSTRKVSPLTPAADAITVDTTSLTLQQVVDKILERIKKND; encoded by the coding sequence ATGGCTGAACTTATAATAACCATTGACGGTCCTGCCGGCAGCGGGAAAAGCTCGACGGCAAAGCTTCTTGCCGCAAGGATTGGCGCGGCGTTTCTCGACACAGGCGCGATATACCGTACTGCCACACTTGCCGCGATGCAGAACCGCTGCGACCTCGGGAATATAGCCCGGCTCGAGGAAATTATCGATAGTACCGATTTCAAATTTGAAATTAAAGACGGCAAAATGGCCGCAAAAATAAACAACAGCGATGTTACTGAAAAAATCCGCGACCCGCAGGTAACTGCCAATGTGCATTTTATCGCTTCTGTACAGTCTTTGCGGAGCAGACTTGTAAAAAAGCAGAGAGCCTTTGCCGCCGAACACGAAAAAATCGTAGCCGAAGGCAGGGACCAGGGAACTGTTGTTTTTCCAGATGCCGACTTTAAATTCTTTCTTACCGCCGATGCCGGCCAGCGCGCAAAAAGGCGGGCGAAGGAATTAACTGAAAACGGCTATAAAGTCGATTTAAACAGTCTGCAGGAAGAAATTGAAAAGCGGGACAGGCAGGACTCTACAAGAAAAGTTTCGCCGCTGACCCCCGCTGCGGACGCGATTACTGTTGATACGACCAGCCTGACGCTTCAGCAGGTTGTCGATAAAATTCTCGAACGGATAAAGAAAAATGATTAA
- a CDS encoding lysophospholipid acyltransferase family protein → MIKRFLKYIWYFICGWPVRFFCVMFFRIRFYGIENVPKRGGFLLLSNHQSFIDPMLVVTPINRVCAFAIRDSLFKVPISGWMLLTYTSISIRRGHADLAALKECIEKLKAGYGLVLYPEGTRTNDGKIAKIKPGFGLLARRASVPIIPVIIDGAFECWPKHNIMFSPGRVFVQYGRPIQPDEIISIGDREFAKYLTNVLRDMQKELRLKIGREPFDYQDDLK, encoded by the coding sequence ATGATTAAAAGATTTCTTAAATATATCTGGTATTTCATCTGCGGCTGGCCGGTCAGATTCTTTTGTGTTATGTTTTTCAGAATACGTTTCTACGGTATCGAAAACGTTCCGAAACGCGGCGGGTTTCTTCTGCTCAGCAATCATCAAAGCTTCATCGACCCTATGCTTGTGGTTACGCCGATAAACAGGGTATGTGCCTTCGCCATAAGGGACAGCCTTTTCAAAGTACCGATATCCGGTTGGATGCTTCTTACATACACCAGCATTTCCATTAGAAGGGGTCATGCCGACCTTGCCGCGTTAAAGGAATGCATAGAAAAACTCAAGGCCGGATATGGTCTTGTTCTTTATCCCGAAGGAACCAGAACGAACGACGGCAAAATCGCAAAAATTAAACCGGGCTTCGGCCTGCTTGCCAGACGGGCGTCTGTGCCGATAATCCCTGTTATTATTGACGGCGCCTTCGAATGCTGGCCGAAACACAATATAATGTTTTCGCCGGGAAGAGTCTTTGTCCAGTATGGCAGGCCTATACAGCCGGATGAAATAATTTCTATCGGCGACAGGGAATTTGCAAAGTACCTCACCAATGTTCTCAGGGATATGCAGAAAGAGCTGAGATTAAAAATCGGCAGGGAACCTTTCGACTATCAGGACGACCTGAAATGA